A region of Mammaliicoccus sp. Dog046 DNA encodes the following proteins:
- a CDS encoding CDP-glycerol glycerophosphotransferase family protein yields the protein MTVIKFSNKFDFEIQDNAILFNDNISKEDKFKYIPKDDKVLLCKTNDINDEIIACIDDKTFIYAWNGHIYADSQEIKDSIFNYEVIINKCLDIQIANRHIGEFYLEGKLLFTLNDLFSEKNDTKTIVYTHDFDLGIESERQRYITIAKLKFNNLVVIITYDRFLNEIIYRKFIFKLHYQNENFSLRMINSNNIELTNKENDDSVILNVNKIGLSPTLIRELRMTEKIKKEHILLYFSFKNRKYFIFNNSNGVHVLRSNPKLISRYTSLLLPFKLKKSFYLIGRFKHNGYRAKHKYDYIYLQDKDNKVGKFKRPFKNLKVLNQFVVGKVPFEEIEKLDRIHTNILCGSEDFVLHNVGLSSLAKPMQTLKSSVFKDNVMILRNNLGANLTLTSIPYSEEYSMSNKIKIKVAKLFSKKNKNKNTNIYFEKKSERAEESSIKVFDKVMENKNINSNNYFILDKNASYFKEMKKKYGKFLLKKYSFKHYLKLYESDYFVSSELPNHIINDRIYIDSLRDKIMDTPSVFLQHGIMFAKPVDNPMAFGFHKNYNKYNNIKNVISSDLEAEQFYKMGYDDNDLIKTGLATFDNITLSEGADKIAYMPTYRYWEERLIYSGDITKTSYFRSLIKVINEFEKAGLKDRLLVVPHNKFSEYIYDKLPEYKEMIEPNPSEALKDSIIFITDYSSAIYDSIYRGAYPIFYWEEKDYLIENYKAIPPVNDNNAPGEIAYSAESLVNIVQKAIANNYKVPENIMHKYRQINEFQDNKNTDRIIDELKKLEIL from the coding sequence GTGACAGTAATAAAATTTTCAAATAAATTTGATTTTGAAATACAAGATAATGCAATATTATTTAACGACAATATATCAAAGGAAGATAAATTTAAATATATACCTAAGGATGACAAGGTTTTATTATGCAAAACCAACGATATAAATGATGAAATTATTGCATGTATAGATGATAAAACATTCATTTATGCATGGAATGGTCATATATATGCAGATAGTCAAGAAATAAAAGATTCGATTTTTAATTATGAAGTGATTATAAATAAATGTTTGGATATCCAAATAGCAAATAGACATATTGGTGAATTTTATTTAGAAGGTAAACTTTTATTTACATTGAACGATTTGTTTAGTGAAAAAAATGATACAAAAACCATTGTATATACACATGATTTTGATTTAGGTATTGAGTCGGAAAGACAAAGATACATTACAATAGCGAAGTTAAAGTTCAATAATTTAGTTGTTATTATTACCTATGATCGATTTTTAAATGAAATTATTTATAGAAAGTTTATCTTTAAACTTCATTATCAAAATGAAAACTTTAGCTTAAGAATGATTAATTCTAATAATATAGAGCTAACAAATAAAGAAAATGATGACAGTGTAATTTTAAATGTAAATAAAATTGGTTTATCACCTACGTTAATAAGAGAATTAAGAATGACAGAAAAAATTAAAAAAGAACATATATTATTATATTTCAGTTTTAAAAACAGAAAATATTTTATTTTTAATAATAGTAATGGGGTACATGTATTGAGATCTAATCCTAAATTGATTTCGAGATATACATCACTTTTATTACCATTTAAATTGAAAAAATCTTTTTATCTAATCGGACGATTTAAACATAATGGTTATCGTGCTAAACATAAATATGACTATATTTATTTACAAGATAAAGATAATAAAGTTGGGAAATTTAAACGACCATTTAAAAATTTGAAAGTATTAAATCAATTTGTAGTTGGTAAAGTTCCGTTTGAGGAAATTGAAAAATTAGATAGAATTCATACAAATATATTATGTGGTAGTGAAGATTTTGTTCTGCATAATGTTGGTTTATCAAGTTTGGCAAAACCAATGCAGACATTGAAATCATCAGTGTTTAAAGATAATGTAATGATTTTAAGAAATAATTTAGGCGCAAATTTAACACTTACTTCAATACCTTATTCAGAAGAATATAGTATGAGTAATAAAATTAAAATCAAAGTTGCAAAACTTTTCTCTAAGAAAAATAAAAATAAGAATACTAATATTTACTTTGAAAAGAAAAGTGAGAGAGCGGAAGAATCATCAATCAAAGTTTTTGATAAAGTCATGGAAAATAAAAATATCAATTCTAATAATTACTTTATTTTAGATAAAAATGCGAGTTACTTTAAAGAAATGAAAAAGAAATACGGGAAATTCTTATTGAAAAAGTACAGTTTCAAGCATTACTTAAAATTATATGAATCTGACTATTTTGTTTCTTCAGAGTTACCAAATCATATCATCAATGACAGAATTTATATTGATTCATTAAGAGATAAAATAATGGATACACCAAGTGTCTTTTTACAACATGGAATAATGTTCGCGAAGCCAGTAGATAATCCAATGGCCTTTGGATTCCATAAAAATTATAACAAGTATAATAATATAAAAAATGTTATATCATCTGATTTAGAGGCTGAACAATTTTATAAAATGGGTTACGACGATAATGATTTAATTAAAACAGGATTAGCTACATTTGATAATATTACTTTATCAGAAGGCGCTGATAAAATAGCATATATGCCAACTTATAGATATTGGGAAGAACGATTGATTTATTCTGGAGATATAACTAAAACAAGTTATTTCAGATCACTTATTAAAGTGATAAATGAATTCGAAAAAGCTGGTTTAAAAGATAGATTACTTGTTGTACCTCATAATAAGTTTTCTGAGTATATTTATGATAAACTCCCAGAATATAAAGAAATGATTGAACCTAATCCAAGTGAGGCTTTGAAGGATTCTATCATATTTATAACTGACTATTCTTCAGCAATTTATGATAGTATTTATAGAGGAGCATACCCAATATTCTATTGGGAAGAAAAAGATTATTTAATTGAAAATTATAAAGCGATACCACCAGTTAATGATAATAACGCACCAGGAGAAATTGCGTATTCAGCAGAGTCATTAGTAAATATTGTGCAAAAAGCTATTGCCAATAACTATAAGGTTCCTGAAAATATCATGCACAAATACAGACAAATTAATGAATTTCAAGATAATAAAAACACAGATAGAATAATAGATGAATTGAAGAAATTAGAAATACTATAA
- a CDS encoding NAD-dependent epimerase/dehydratase family protein: MSKSILITGKHGYVGNRLEQYLTNQDYLVESISVRGNEWKHLDFGKFDVIIHLAALVHNNEPNAKMVDYMNVNYHLTRELAEKAKTEGTKQFIFFSTMSVFGVEGKIGENITIDRNTAKKPTTEYGISKLRAEEKLYEMKSSKFKIAVVRPPMIYGSEAPGNFHRLIQVSKLLPLYPQIDNQRSSIYIENLEIYIGELIQKESSGTFHPQNQYYLNTNVAIVKMRELNNKNSKILKLPSSLIKLFSKVSFLNKIYGNLVYDHNIDSFSIEEKFINEDATYSRTILN, encoded by the coding sequence ATGAGTAAATCAATATTAATCACTGGAAAGCATGGTTATGTAGGTAATCGTTTAGAACAGTATTTAACAAATCAGGATTACTTAGTAGAAAGTATTAGTGTAAGAGGAAATGAGTGGAAGCATTTAGATTTTGGAAAGTTTGATGTTATTATTCATCTCGCTGCACTTGTACATAATAATGAACCAAATGCTAAAATGGTTGATTATATGAATGTTAACTATCATTTAACAAGAGAATTAGCTGAAAAGGCTAAAACAGAAGGTACAAAACAATTTATATTCTTCAGTACAATGTCAGTATTTGGTGTCGAAGGGAAAATTGGAGAAAATATAACGATTGATAGAAATACAGCTAAGAAGCCAACAACAGAATATGGTATTTCTAAACTACGAGCAGAAGAAAAATTATATGAAATGAAATCTTCAAAATTTAAAATAGCAGTAGTTAGACCGCCAATGATATATGGATCGGAAGCACCAGGGAATTTTCATAGATTAATTCAAGTTTCGAAATTATTACCTTTATATCCTCAAATTGATAACCAACGTAGTAGCATTTATATAGAGAATCTAGAAATCTATATTGGTGAATTGATTCAGAAAGAAAGTTCAGGAACTTTCCATCCACAAAATCAATATTATTTAAATACTAATGTAGCTATAGTTAAAATGAGAGAATTAAATAATAAGAACAGTAAAATTTTGAAGTTACCTAGTAGTTTAATAAAATTATTTTCAAAGGTTAGCTTTTTAAATAAAATTTATGGAAATTTGGTATATGATCACAATATAGATAGCTTCAGCATAGAAGAAAAATTTATAAATGAAGATGCAACATATAGCAGAACTATTTTAAATTAA
- a CDS encoding sugar transferase — MKRLFDFFSSLFVILVASPILMITSIIIKLESKGPIVFKQKRPGLNNKIFNIYKFRSMKVETPDVATDKIDASMYITKSGRFIRKTSIDELPQLFNIIKGDMSVVGPRPALYNQYDLIEKRTSENVHTVKPGLTGLAQVMGRDDISDDQKVQYDKYYVENQNFTLDMFIIYKTIRNTITSEGVKH, encoded by the coding sequence ATGAAAAGATTATTTGATTTTTTTAGTTCGCTTTTTGTGATTCTAGTTGCTTCTCCGATTTTAATGATAACGTCAATAATCATTAAATTAGAATCTAAGGGTCCAATTGTATTTAAACAAAAAAGACCTGGTTTAAATAATAAGATATTTAATATTTATAAATTTAGATCTATGAAAGTAGAAACACCAGATGTAGCAACAGATAAAATTGATGCAAGTATGTATATTACAAAGTCAGGGCGCTTTATTAGAAAAACGTCTATAGATGAATTACCTCAATTATTTAATATCATCAAAGGTGATATGTCTGTAGTTGGTCCACGACCTGCGCTATACAATCAATATGATTTAATTGAAAAAAGAACAAGTGAAAATGTACATACAGTTAAGCCGGGGCTAACTGGTTTAGCACAAGTAATGGGTAGAGATGACATTTCAGATGATCAAAAAGTGCAATATGATAAATATTATGTTGAAAATCAAAACTTTACTTTAGATATGTTTATTATTTATAAGACAATCAGAAATACGATAACTTCTGAAGGTGTGAAACATTAA